The Methylomusa anaerophila genome has a segment encoding these proteins:
- a CDS encoding glycine--tRNA ligase — MSVTMDKMVSLSKHRGFIFPGSDIYGGLANTWDYGPLGVELKNNVKRAWWKKFIQQSPYNVGCDTAILMNPKTWVASGHVGNFNDPLLDCKHCKARHRADKLIETTLAARGIEKDINGLKFDELKQIIDEYQIACPDCGSRDFTDIRQFNLMFKTFQGVTESSQNEIYLRPETAQGIFVNFKHIQRTMRKKLPFGIGQIGKSFRNEITPGNFTFRTREFEQMELEFFCKPGEDLKWFEYWRGFCHNWLLALGLKTENIKLRDHAAEELSHYSNATTDFEYKFPFGWGELWGIADRTDFDLKQHMEHSGEDFHYLDPETNEKYIPYCIEPSLGADRVTLAFLIDAFEEQQLEKDDVRIVLHLHPALTPYKVAIFPLSKKLAEGALKIFQDLSRHFMVDYDETGSIGKRYRRHDEIGTPFCVTYDFDSASDGQVTVRDRDTMEQVRMPISELRCYIEAKLEF, encoded by the coding sequence ATGAGCGTAACTATGGATAAAATGGTTTCTTTGTCCAAACATCGGGGCTTTATCTTTCCCGGCTCCGATATCTACGGCGGATTGGCCAATACCTGGGATTACGGTCCCTTGGGGGTAGAATTAAAAAACAATGTCAAGCGGGCATGGTGGAAAAAGTTTATTCAACAATCCCCCTACAATGTAGGCTGTGACACCGCCATCTTAATGAATCCCAAGACTTGGGTGGCTTCCGGCCACGTAGGCAACTTTAACGACCCGCTTTTAGACTGTAAGCACTGCAAAGCCCGCCACCGGGCTGATAAACTGATTGAAACCACCCTGGCGGCAAGGGGAATCGAAAAAGACATCAACGGTCTCAAGTTCGATGAACTGAAACAAATAATTGACGAATACCAAATTGCCTGTCCGGATTGCGGCAGCCGCGATTTTACCGATATTCGCCAGTTCAATCTGATGTTTAAGACTTTCCAGGGAGTTACCGAGTCCAGTCAGAATGAAATCTATCTCCGGCCGGAAACCGCCCAGGGAATTTTCGTAAACTTTAAGCACATTCAGCGGACTATGCGGAAAAAGCTGCCGTTTGGCATCGGCCAAATCGGTAAAAGCTTCCGGAATGAGATTACACCGGGAAACTTTACTTTCCGGACCCGCGAGTTTGAACAAATGGAACTGGAGTTCTTCTGCAAGCCGGGTGAAGATCTAAAATGGTTTGAATACTGGCGGGGGTTCTGCCACAACTGGCTGCTTGCCCTGGGCCTGAAAACGGAAAACATTAAGCTGCGCGATCATGCGGCCGAAGAACTCTCCCACTATAGTAACGCCACTACCGATTTTGAATACAAATTTCCTTTTGGCTGGGGCGAACTATGGGGTATTGCCGACCGGACCGACTTTGATCTAAAACAGCACATGGAGCATTCCGGCGAGGACTTCCACTATTTAGATCCTGAGACCAATGAAAAGTATATTCCGTACTGCATTGAACCGTCTCTCGGCGCTGACCGCGTTACCCTTGCTTTCCTGATTGATGCGTTTGAAGAACAGCAGCTGGAGAAGGATGATGTCCGTATCGTACTCCACCTTCATCCGGCCCTTACTCCTTATAAGGTGGCAATTTTTCCCTTGTCGAAAAAACTGGCTGAAGGCGCGTTAAAAATATTCCAGGATTTATCCCGGCATTTTATGGTCGACTATGATGAAACCGGTTCTATCGGCAAGCGGTATCGCCGGCATGATGAAATCGGCACGCCGTTTTGCGTCACCTATGACTTTGATTCGGCAAGCGACGGCCAAGTCACTGTCCGGGACCGGGATACCATGGAACAAGTCCGTATGCCCATCAGTGAACTGCGGTGCTACATTGAAGCGAAGCTGGAGTTCTAG
- a CDS encoding type III PLP-dependent enzyme domain-containing protein — translation MVKGTGRTLLVPVFVIQYPNYGSNNYEEIINGENYINATVILLNVGQQFDDIDFIDIGGGFGISYDESEPDLDLRQLGRQLDHIFYTFVDRYRKKITFVVEPGRYICAECGILLTTVHSVKNNPGRTFIGTDGGFNVLIRPMAYGSYHEIINCNNIKGETHRVDICGNICESGDLLARDRRLTETVAGDILAVLDAGAYGYSMSSNYNARLRPAEVLVTSAGKPQLIRKRDSLEDLTRNQIF, via the coding sequence GTGGTAAAGGGTACTGGGAGAACACTCTTGGTACCTGTTTTTGTTATACAGTATCCGAATTACGGGAGTAATAATTATGAGGAGATAATTAATGGTGAGAATTATATAAATGCCACCGTAATTCTTCTTAATGTCGGACAACAATTTGATGATATTGATTTTATTGATATTGGGGGCGGTTTTGGAATATCTTATGACGAAAGTGAACCGGACCTGGACCTGCGGCAGTTGGGGCGGCAGCTGGACCATATTTTTTATACTTTTGTCGATCGTTATAGAAAAAAAATTACATTTGTTGTTGAACCGGGAAGGTATATCTGTGCTGAATGTGGAATATTGTTAACCACGGTACACTCGGTGAAAAATAACCCCGGCAGAACTTTTATCGGCACTGACGGCGGATTTAACGTCTTGATCAGACCGATGGCCTATGGCTCCTATCATGAAATTATTAATTGCAACAATATCAAAGGCGAAACCCATAGGGTTGATATATGCGGCAATATCTGCGAGTCAGGGGACTTATTAGCCCGGGACAGAAGGCTGACGGAAACCGTTGCCGGCGATATATTGGCGGTTTTAGACGCAGGTGCCTATGGTTATTCCATGTCGTCAAATTATAATGCAAGACTCAGACCGGCTGAGGTGCTTGTAACTTCGGCGGGAAAACCGCAACTTATCAGAAAAAGGGATTCCTTGGAGGACTTAACCCGTAATCAGATATTTTAA
- a CDS encoding glycosyltransferase family 4 protein — translation MRIVLFTDTFTPQINGVAKTYQRLLAYLQSKNIETLVYAPTAKSQEPSVTNSNGVCRVASLDFFLYRDCQISLPNYFAVRQTLDKYKPDLVHLATPFSLGLTGLKYATQRCLPKVAVFHTNFPQYLEHWRVPQLKKLAWRFLRWFHRQAERNYCPSRDTMRMMRLQGINNVELWTRGVDQNIFNPDFRSLDFRRSLGIDDKIVLLYVGRLAPEKSVDVLLRALDKANKKCDNLHLLLIGDGPSRHYLTSIAPENVTFMGYRSGNDLSTAYASADIFVCPSITETFGNVILEAMASSLPVIAPLAGGIKENLFPMRTGIPCTQLNHESMAAGMERLAIDSQLRSSLALGAYEHAKSQSWNEVFFRLVNSYHNVVELSPKHSFSAAQDKKRKTPGCSSQYQKV, via the coding sequence TTGCGGATCGTATTGTTTACTGATACATTTACTCCCCAGATAAATGGTGTTGCCAAAACATACCAAAGACTTTTGGCTTATTTGCAGTCGAAGAATATTGAAACTTTAGTCTACGCCCCAACCGCAAAGTCCCAGGAACCGTCCGTAACTAATTCTAACGGTGTCTGCCGGGTAGCTAGTTTGGACTTTTTTTTATATCGTGACTGTCAGATTTCGCTGCCGAACTATTTTGCCGTACGTCAGACGCTTGACAAATATAAACCTGATTTGGTGCATCTTGCCACACCATTCTCCCTCGGACTTACGGGATTAAAGTACGCAACGCAACGGTGCCTACCCAAGGTGGCCGTATTTCATACCAATTTCCCCCAGTATCTTGAGCATTGGCGCGTCCCGCAACTTAAGAAATTGGCCTGGCGCTTTTTGCGGTGGTTTCATCGGCAGGCGGAAAGAAACTATTGTCCTTCCCGCGATACCATGCGCATGATGCGTTTGCAGGGAATTAACAATGTTGAATTATGGACCAGGGGGGTTGACCAGAATATTTTCAACCCCGATTTTCGCAGTCTCGATTTCCGGCGGTCTCTCGGGATCGATGACAAAATAGTACTTTTATATGTCGGCCGGCTGGCTCCGGAGAAAAGTGTTGATGTTCTCTTGCGAGCCTTGGATAAGGCAAATAAAAAATGCGATAACCTTCACCTTCTGTTAATTGGCGACGGCCCTTCCCGACATTACCTTACTTCAATAGCTCCGGAAAATGTAACATTCATGGGGTATCGCTCCGGAAATGATTTATCCACTGCCTACGCATCGGCGGATATCTTTGTATGTCCGTCAATTACGGAAACCTTTGGCAATGTGATCCTGGAGGCAATGGCTTCATCGCTGCCGGTAATTGCGCCTTTGGCAGGCGGCATTAAGGAAAACCTTTTTCCAATGAGAACGGGTATTCCTTGTACTCAACTTAACCATGAGTCTATGGCGGCCGGGATGGAAAGACTGGCAATAGATTCCCAATTGCGAAGCAGCCTTGCCCTGGGAGCCTATGAACACGCCAAGTCGCAAAGCTGGAATGAAGTTTTCTTCCGGCTTGTGAATAGTTATCATAATGTGGTTGAGTTATCACCGAAGCATTCTTTTTCCGCGGCGCAAGATAAAAAAAGAAAAACACCTGGGTGTTCTTCTCAGTATCAGAAAGTATAA
- a CDS encoding radical SAM protein, with amino-acid sequence MSNSMSIAQFKTMFTGSLPGQVIWAVTNLCNAGCSFCSYPKGKGGPVKHVSFDDAKKVLDLLYDKNIRIISFTGGEPLLNPDIYEIIKYASAKGFFTRTGTNGAVLNYKTIRKLKDSGVRNVWISIDSEIEKQHDSNRGIPGLMKHIRNMIPLMKEIGINVNAAAPINRLIRDYYAFAKHIRSLGLDTIAFCYPMTVMAASYGGAAASDLVELTPDELIETLGHIEKIKLSKYEGIRIVNPIAGLQEMVRFQKGNPPLFPCLGGYKFFYLDWNLTLYRCAFLSENFGNILDLGNRQFHPTSCNQCMWQCFRDPSILYHLPGLIHPKEPANAWQLGLKNLVDKRASQSLTAWFDLIKNNFYA; translated from the coding sequence ATGTCCAATAGCATGAGTATAGCACAATTTAAAACAATGTTCACCGGTAGCTTACCGGGTCAGGTCATATGGGCGGTAACCAATCTCTGTAATGCCGGCTGCAGTTTTTGTTCTTACCCTAAAGGCAAGGGCGGACCCGTCAAACACGTTAGTTTTGATGATGCCAAAAAGGTGTTGGATCTACTCTATGATAAAAACATCCGCATCATTTCTTTCACCGGCGGTGAGCCGCTCCTCAATCCTGATATATATGAAATAATTAAGTACGCTTCAGCCAAAGGTTTTTTCACCCGGACAGGGACCAATGGTGCAGTTCTTAATTATAAAACCATACGCAAACTAAAAGACAGTGGAGTAAGAAACGTCTGGATTTCTATTGACTCGGAAATTGAAAAACAACACGACAGCAACCGGGGAATTCCAGGGCTTATGAAGCATATCAGAAATATGATTCCGCTGATGAAAGAAATAGGTATCAATGTCAATGCCGCCGCCCCCATCAACCGGTTAATCAGAGACTATTACGCTTTTGCCAAGCATATACGAAGCCTCGGACTGGATACAATCGCATTCTGCTATCCGATGACGGTTATGGCAGCTTCTTATGGTGGGGCTGCCGCCAGCGATTTAGTAGAACTGACGCCGGATGAATTAATCGAAACTTTGGGACACATAGAAAAAATCAAGTTGTCAAAGTATGAAGGCATCCGCATTGTCAATCCGATTGCCGGCCTACAGGAAATGGTCCGTTTCCAGAAAGGTAACCCGCCCCTTTTTCCGTGCCTGGGAGGATATAAATTCTTCTACCTGGATTGGAATTTAACCTTATACCGTTGCGCGTTCTTAAGTGAAAACTTTGGCAACATCCTTGATCTGGGAAATCGGCAATTCCACCCTACCTCTTGCAACCAATGCATGTGGCAATGTTTTCGGGATCCCAGTATACTTTACCACCTTCCAGGGCTGATCCACCCCAAGGAACCGGCCAATGCCTGGCAGCTTGGCCTGAAAAACTTAGTAGACAAAAGGGCTTCCCAATCGTTGACAGCTTGGTTTGATCTAATAAAAAACAACTTTTACGCATAA
- a CDS encoding YqaA family protein: MVEAIIDFCRENGVYGLMLLAFADSFVSPIMPDIIMVPLCLAEPDKAIFYSFLATISSVAGGFIGYSLGARLGPVCIVRFIPPHHWETIRNLVEKHGAWAVFWGAIMPIPYKFVSISAGVLGLNRNLFLIVTIIGRSKRFLLEGILLYYFGVPLAKTWEQYNEYGIWIVGGVIIATILGYKLFRVPKSQQ; encoded by the coding sequence TTGGTAGAGGCTATTATTGACTTTTGCCGTGAAAACGGAGTATATGGATTGATGTTATTGGCGTTTGCCGACTCGTTTGTCTCGCCAATTATGCCCGATATTATCATGGTGCCTTTGTGTCTTGCCGAACCTGATAAAGCGATATTTTACTCCTTTTTGGCTACAATTTCTTCTGTGGCGGGCGGGTTCATCGGCTATAGCTTGGGAGCAAGGCTGGGGCCCGTATGTATTGTCAGATTCATCCCGCCGCACCATTGGGAGACCATCCGCAATCTGGTTGAAAAGCATGGGGCATGGGCCGTATTCTGGGGTGCGATCATGCCAATTCCATATAAATTTGTATCAATTTCAGCCGGAGTGTTAGGTCTTAATAGAAATTTGTTCCTTATTGTTACAATTATCGGCAGGTCTAAGAGATTTTTGCTCGAAGGAATCCTTCTTTACTATTTCGGGGTTCCGCTTGCAAAAACCTGGGAGCAATACAATGAATATGGTATTTGGATTGTTGGTGGCGTAATCATCGCCACAATTTTAGGGTATAAATTATTCCGGGTCCCGAAGAGCCAGCAGTAG
- a CDS encoding CsgG/HfaB family protein, giving the protein MKKVLISFLLTAFIVSVTLLSTPALAAADSGGLRYTVSVTKFENRAGWNGQFDIGDAWGIVMTDILNQTGKFIVLAEKDMRQEAMAEQDFAASGRTAQGANTPQIGQMTPAQIIIKGAITHVQNKTSGGGGLVGIGPFAIGGSNSNAEVNVTMYMVDSTTGQILASKSVVGKSSSSAGSIGYSGNGWFGGVGGYKNDNMGKAIANAVSQGVDWMIGQLPNIHWKGAVVMVRDQNVYINRGSREGVKPGQQFIVGRAEVIRDPNTGEVLDESVTEVGRIQVVNLKEKLAICEIVSGQAEEIEKGMGVELP; this is encoded by the coding sequence ATGAAAAAAGTGCTGATTTCATTTCTGCTTACTGCATTCATAGTATCTGTTACGTTGTTATCCACACCTGCACTGGCGGCGGCTGACAGTGGCGGCTTACGCTACACTGTATCTGTGACCAAGTTTGAAAATAGGGCCGGGTGGAATGGGCAGTTTGATATTGGAGATGCTTGGGGTATTGTTATGACAGATATCCTTAATCAGACAGGCAAGTTCATTGTGCTTGCTGAGAAAGATATGAGACAAGAGGCAATGGCTGAACAGGACTTTGCTGCATCCGGCCGGACAGCGCAAGGGGCAAATACGCCGCAAATTGGACAAATGACTCCGGCTCAAATTATCATAAAAGGTGCAATTACCCACGTTCAGAACAAAACCTCCGGTGGCGGCGGTCTTGTTGGGATTGGTCCGTTTGCTATTGGCGGCAGCAATAGCAATGCTGAGGTTAATGTAACCATGTATATGGTAGATTCCACTACCGGCCAGATTTTGGCATCCAAGAGCGTTGTCGGGAAGTCCTCCAGCAGTGCCGGCAGTATTGGTTATTCGGGTAATGGATGGTTTGGCGGCGTTGGCGGGTATAAGAATGATAATATGGGTAAAGCCATTGCCAATGCTGTGTCGCAGGGTGTAGACTGGATGATAGGACAACTTCCTAATATTCATTGGAAGGGAGCGGTTGTCATGGTGAGGGATCAGAATGTGTATATTAACCGTGGCAGCCGGGAAGGAGTTAAACCCGGACAGCAGTTCATCGTAGGCAGAGCAGAAGTCATTCGGGATCCAAACACCGGCGAAGTGCTTGACGAAAGCGTTACTGAGGTGGGAAGAATTCAAGTTGTAAATCTGAAAGAAAAACTTGCTATTTGTGAAATAGTCAGCGGTCAGGCGGAAGAAATAGAAAAAGGTATGGGCGTGGAGTTACCTTAA
- a CDS encoding TVP38/TMEM64 family protein: protein METKIRRQESRRVMVVLCLAAVVVIAYLMAPAFFKRLFSLLIVGDVLGSIEFIRSFGPYAMIVSFFIIVFINATGVLPNIFMLAVNGIIFGVALGTFISWLAESVGVILGFLLMRYIFRDYAQSLIVRSNALKSVDEFSCRSGFKIMLIARAVPYIPSGLITALGAISCIKLKDYALATFIGKIPSAYIEVTMGHDLFSYQEHIARLALLLLISGASYLAFLWYKKKRHSR from the coding sequence ATGGAGACGAAAATCAGGCGGCAGGAAAGCCGCCGGGTAATGGTAGTTTTGTGTCTGGCCGCCGTTGTTGTTATTGCGTATCTAATGGCTCCGGCATTTTTCAAAAGGTTATTTTCGTTGCTCATAGTGGGCGACGTATTGGGAAGCATAGAGTTTATACGTTCTTTTGGCCCGTATGCGATGATAGTAAGTTTTTTCATCATTGTTTTCATTAATGCTACAGGGGTTTTACCTAATATCTTCATGCTGGCAGTTAACGGGATTATATTCGGGGTAGCATTGGGGACTTTCATTTCCTGGTTGGCTGAATCGGTTGGCGTAATTCTTGGTTTTTTACTCATGCGCTATATATTCCGGGATTACGCGCAAAGCTTGATTGTCCGCAGTAATGCCTTGAAAAGTGTTGACGAGTTTAGCTGCCGGAGCGGTTTCAAAATCATGCTGATTGCCCGTGCTGTTCCTTATATTCCTTCCGGATTAATTACAGCTTTGGGAGCCATTAGTTGCATCAAGTTGAAAGACTATGCACTGGCTACTTTTATCGGTAAAATACCTTCGGCCTATATTGAAGTAACAATGGGGCATGATTTGTTTTCTTATCAGGAACATATAGCACGACTAGCGTTATTATTGCTGATTTCCGGAGCATCTTACCTAGCTTTCTTATGGTACAAGAAGAAACGCCATTCCCGCTAA
- a CDS encoding mechanosensitive ion channel family protein gives MQFLSWFQIVLLVLLIAAISLSAGIVLNRLIHTMLNQDCIYESIIKPLKGIPVIWSILIGMYALTFLVPVTDGVQSSLYKLIFALLLLSLTIIIARIVAELVRCYTKKTQAILPASSILITTAEAVIYAAGLLITLQSVGISITPVLTALGVGGLAVALALQETLSNLFAGLHILISSQIRIGDYIKLNTGEEGFVDDISWRITKIKTLGKNTIIVPNSKVASSILVNYHVPQEKTAFIVPIGVSYGSDLDKVERVTLEVATEVVREVCGGVTDSIPIILFHSFGEYSINIRVILYAKHFVSQFRLRHEFIKRLYRRFRQEGIEIPICHVMFRQNGTSVSSLTGPEELL, from the coding sequence TTGCAATTTCTTAGCTGGTTTCAGATCGTTTTATTGGTTTTACTTATTGCAGCCATTAGTCTATCGGCGGGAATCGTGTTGAACCGTCTAATCCATACCATGTTAAATCAGGACTGCATTTATGAATCAATAATTAAACCATTAAAAGGCATACCCGTCATTTGGAGCATTCTGATCGGGATGTACGCTTTAACGTTTCTGGTGCCAGTGACTGATGGGGTGCAATCTTCCCTGTATAAATTGATTTTTGCCTTATTGCTTTTGTCGTTAACGATTATTATCGCCCGTATTGTTGCCGAACTTGTCCGATGCTACACGAAAAAGACACAGGCCATTCTGCCGGCAAGTTCTATATTAATCACTACAGCCGAAGCTGTTATTTACGCCGCTGGTTTACTAATCACACTCCAATCGGTCGGTATTTCAATTACTCCTGTATTAACGGCTTTGGGCGTGGGGGGATTGGCAGTCGCCCTGGCACTGCAAGAGACATTGTCCAACCTTTTTGCCGGTTTGCATATTTTGATTTCCAGTCAAATACGAATTGGCGATTATATCAAACTTAATACGGGTGAAGAAGGATTTGTCGATGATATTTCCTGGCGTATTACCAAGATAAAAACCTTAGGGAAAAATACTATTATTGTTCCTAATTCAAAGGTTGCATCCTCAATCCTTGTAAACTATCATGTTCCGCAAGAAAAAACGGCATTTATCGTACCTATTGGCGTCAGCTACGGCAGCGATCTTGACAAGGTGGAAAGGGTAACCCTGGAAGTCGCAACTGAAGTTGTCCGGGAAGTCTGCGGCGGGGTCACGGATAGCATTCCGATTATATTGTTTCACTCTTTCGGCGAGTATAGCATTAATATTAGAGTTATCTTATACGCCAAACATTTTGTAAGCCAGTTTCGTTTACGGCACGAGTTTATCAAACGGCTTTACCGGCGTTTTCGTCAGGAAGGGATTGAGATTCCGATATGTCATGTAATGTTTCGGCAAAACGGGACATCTGTTAGCTCTCTTACCGGGCCGGAAGAGTTACTTTGA
- a CDS encoding SDH family Clp fold serine proteinase, giving the protein MDFGSWIWILFLILTISPMFKQFTLEQARLRLIRSIEMKRGSRLITMIHRQEAISLLGLPISRYINIEDSEHILRAIRLTPPEMPIDILLHTPGGLVLASEQIAHALMRHPAKVSVFVPHYAMSGGTMIALAADEIVMDCNAVLGPVDPQLGQYPAASIIKAVQQKPIAEVDDNTLILADMAAKALHQVEEFVFKLLLDKMGPDRAKEVARILTEGRWTHDYPVTCDKISELSLPLNPDLPEEIFQLMELYPQPAQRRPSVQYIPLPYGREEFKKPHN; this is encoded by the coding sequence ATGGATTTCGGCAGTTGGATTTGGATATTGTTTCTCATTTTAACAATTTCACCAATGTTTAAGCAATTTACATTAGAGCAGGCCCGTTTGCGCCTGATCCGGTCCATTGAGATGAAGAGGGGATCAAGACTGATTACCATGATCCATCGCCAGGAGGCAATTAGTCTGCTGGGTCTTCCCATCAGCAGGTATATCAATATCGAGGATTCCGAACATATCTTGCGGGCAATTCGTCTTACTCCGCCGGAAATGCCCATTGACATATTGCTGCATACCCCGGGAGGACTGGTTTTGGCTTCTGAGCAAATTGCCCATGCACTGATGCGCCACCCGGCAAAAGTGTCAGTTTTCGTTCCCCATTACGCCATGAGCGGCGGTACAATGATCGCTTTGGCGGCCGACGAAATTGTCATGGACTGTAATGCCGTGCTGGGTCCGGTTGATCCCCAGCTCGGGCAGTACCCGGCGGCTTCCATTATTAAAGCGGTTCAACAAAAGCCAATTGCGGAAGTGGACGATAACACGCTTATATTAGCTGATATGGCGGCGAAGGCTTTACATCAGGTAGAGGAATTTGTTTTTAAATTATTGTTGGACAAAATGGGGCCGGACCGGGCGAAAGAAGTGGCGCGCATCCTTACCGAGGGCCGCTGGACGCATGACTATCCGGTTACCTGTGACAAAATTAGCGAATTAAGCTTACCCCTTAATCCTGACTTGCCGGAAGAGATCTTTCAGTTGATGGAGCTGTATCCGCAGCCGGCGCAACGGCGTCCTTCCGTTCAGTACATTCCTCTGCCTTATGGCCGGGAAGAATTTAAAAAACCCCATAACTGA
- a CDS encoding flagellar brake protein: MDHKGIFRVLQKIHFIDTDIDADIDADSENYQTRIYSSHIEDIKEKSLLVAVPYSQGHYLPRRYLKEYNVRVTPGPCVYIFNTKLLAFISDPIPMWEISMPQEVKRIQTRGYARLDITLMIDVTIIQPDGGIDEKIATFTRDISGSGLGFSLDKDRAVPLGTKLKIMLPLGEIHVIRAEGEVIRVIPHDLNPEKNVIGLKFTKIANADRECLSKFIFRKQIVRRNKGQKI, from the coding sequence ATGGATCATAAGGGCATATTCCGGGTACTTCAGAAAATTCATTTCATTGATACAGATATCGATGCGGATATCGATGCAGATTCTGAAAATTACCAGACTCGTATATATTCCAGCCATATCGAGGATATCAAAGAAAAGTCTCTTTTGGTTGCGGTGCCTTACTCCCAGGGACATTATCTTCCGCGCAGATATCTAAAAGAGTATAACGTCCGTGTTACTCCCGGCCCTTGTGTTTACATATTTAATACTAAATTGCTGGCGTTTATTTCAGACCCTATTCCTATGTGGGAGATATCAATGCCGCAAGAAGTAAAGCGAATTCAGACAAGAGGGTATGCGCGGCTGGATATTACCCTGATGATAGATGTGACAATTATTCAACCCGATGGCGGTATTGACGAAAAAATCGCTACATTTACCAGAGACATTAGCGGCAGCGGTCTGGGATTCAGCTTGGACAAGGACAGGGCAGTACCTTTGGGAACCAAGCTGAAAATAATGTTGCCCCTAGGTGAAATACATGTGATAAGAGCAGAAGGGGAAGTAATTCGCGTCATTCCCCATGATCTAAATCCGGAGAAAAATGTAATCGGTCTCAAATTTACTAAGATTGCCAATGCAGACCGAGAATGCCTGAGCAAATTTATATTCCGGAAGCAGATAGTTAGACGCAACAAAGGACAGAAAATATAG
- a CDS encoding lipase family protein yields the protein MRQIRLLTLTLLSLLLFIPAAIAGPLAKYQEAREVFIAAAACMATYNDRYGGFAMSALQQEGWEIIPFVQKGKYADARFLFAKKIFPDSSHPFYLLAVTGTETEKDIRVDLSWDKIPFATKSSLSINQLPKVHQGFYQYLRTAGEAEVVDEENGRPQDLLNILLAHPEQKIYLTGHSLGGAVVTLAAASLLEAGVKPQQIEVITFGAPAVGNTAFKDLFEARLNLTRITIHGDPIPLALQRIPGGYTQFGQETSWKKPDYIGQNPHDIASYLDLAMKQYYHIRQAAVQAGALSLPDDSAASRETPTVYIAPVKNSLPEELHAEFSYMQEVLQDEYRDILPGYIFDKAASATDDPIQKARSLGCQWAIITEFQADRLKDKNNEYYISMLQAVYRISDKTLIDAAGYGTSTRNLTPLEAFFHNAKSMREGCNKWLSTLK from the coding sequence ATGCGTCAAATAAGACTATTGACACTCACCCTGCTGTCACTGCTGCTGTTTATACCGGCTGCAATTGCCGGACCGCTGGCAAAATATCAGGAAGCCCGGGAAGTTTTTATTGCTGCGGCTGCCTGCATGGCTACTTATAATGACCGTTACGGCGGCTTTGCAATGTCCGCCCTGCAGCAAGAGGGCTGGGAGATTATTCCCTTTGTACAGAAGGGCAAATATGCCGACGCCCGATTCCTGTTCGCCAAAAAAATATTTCCTGACAGTAGTCATCCGTTTTATTTGCTGGCGGTTACAGGAACAGAAACAGAGAAAGACATTAGAGTGGATTTGTCTTGGGACAAAATTCCGTTTGCGACCAAGTCGTCATTGTCAATCAACCAGCTTCCCAAGGTGCATCAGGGTTTTTACCAATACCTGCGGACTGCAGGCGAAGCTGAAGTTGTCGATGAGGAAAATGGCCGGCCGCAAGATTTGTTAAACATATTATTGGCGCATCCGGAGCAAAAAATCTACCTGACCGGTCATAGTTTGGGCGGCGCAGTGGTAACCCTTGCCGCCGCCAGTCTGTTGGAAGCCGGTGTTAAGCCGCAACAAATCGAGGTTATTACCTTCGGCGCACCCGCCGTCGGCAATACGGCTTTTAAAGATCTCTTTGAGGCAAGGCTCAATCTGACCCGGATAACCATTCACGGCGACCCGATACCATTGGCGCTACAGCGCATCCCCGGCGGTTACACCCAATTCGGCCAGGAAACATCCTGGAAAAAACCTGATTATATTGGCCAAAATCCTCATGATATTGCATCCTATTTGGACCTGGCAATGAAACAGTATTATCATATCCGGCAAGCAGCCGTCCAAGCCGGAGCCTTGTCCCTGCCCGATGATTCTGCTGCATCCCGGGAAACCCCTACGGTTTATATTGCCCCTGTCAAAAACAGCCTTCCGGAAGAACTTCACGCTGAGTTCTCCTATATGCAGGAGGTTCTACAGGATGAGTACCGCGACATACTGCCCGGATACATATTTGACAAGGCCGCTTCAGCCACGGATGACCCCATACAAAAAGCACGATCATTAGGCTGTCAGTGGGCAATCATAACTGAATTTCAGGCTGACCGTTTAAAAGATAAGAATAACGAATACTACATATCCATGCTCCAGGCGGTTTACCGGATTTCGGACAAAACACTTATCGACGCTGCCGGTTACGGTACCAGCACCCGTAATCTGACACCGCTGGAAGCTTTTTTCCATAATGCCAAGAGTATGCGGGAAGGCTGTAATAAATGGCTAAGTACGCTAAAGTAG